In a genomic window of Ptiloglossa arizonensis isolate GNS036 chromosome 12, iyPtiAriz1_principal, whole genome shotgun sequence:
- the LOC143153345 gene encoding large ribosomal subunit protein uL10m-like isoform X1: MAHLVKKAFQLTPNQLMYQQKRYRGKINLKKPKVFYNRKVLNTLLTPFFEDPNKDKTLADLCFKHVFVEKKDELNPYEKIISKDVRNWFVNSKMVACLHVNSICANDLFDVRVPLKMANMYYKWYSPKIIRAAIKDSSYESLDPLIHTHTGYVFSPDINVITLQKIIKKSYKLYVLGGVIDGYVLKYDDFLKYGSMDILATQFGLVQILQNASGVNINRQLTHHQTTLVNRLKQIGTDETTSKKDEEQSVPV; this comes from the exons ATGGCGCATCTTGTAAAGAAAG CATTTCAGTTAACGCCAAATCAGTTGATGTACCAGCAGAAGCGTTACAGAGGCAAAATAAATCTTAAAAAACCGAAAGTGTTTTATAACAGGAAGGTACTGAACACACTTCTAACGCCATTCTTTGAAGATCCCAATAAGGATAAGACTTTGGCCGATCTATGCTTTAAACATGTGTTCGTAGAAAAAAAAGATGAACTTAACCCCTATGAAAAAATTATATCGAAAGACGTTCGTAATTGGTTCGTCAATTCGAAAATGGTTGCCTGTTTGCATGTAAATAGTATATGTGCGAACGATTTATTTGATGTTCGGGTTCCATTGAAAATGGCAAATATGTACTACAAGTGGTATTCGCCTAAGATTATACGCGCAGCAATAAAAGATTCATCTTACGAAAGCCTTGACCCGTTAATTCATACTCACACTGGATACGTGTTCAGTCCCGATATAAATGTAATTACTTTACAGAAAATTATTAAGAAGAGTTATAAATTATATGTGCTGG GGGGAGTAATAGATGGGTATGTGTTGAAATATGATGATTTTCTAAAATACGGATCCATGGATATATTAGCGACGCAGTTCGGTCTAGTTCAAATACTACAAAATGCGAGTGGCGTTAATATAAATCGACAACTAACGCATCATCAGACAACACTGGTGAATCGACTGAAACAGATCGGTACAGATGAGACAACCTCGAAAAAGGACGAAGAACAATCGGTGCCTGTATAA
- the LOC143153342 gene encoding UBX domain-containing protein 4 yields MKWFDGSINEAVATSKSKKAIFVVFVEGKDDTSAEVAEAINASEVSCRLEQEDFVAIRLESGSETYRFFAQIYQLIPVPSLFFIGENGIPLEIIAGRTTAADLLTKIDLVLTKAGKNKNSSTNLIDAEKEVNVSSNAVNNSGANSNESDNNVKSNAEVVLMQTSEKESDNVGTNSIKVEPAASSKPTETPKISNETEDAGTKELTPEEKVERARQLIELQRKQRIEEEEQKEREREIERRKIGRDMQKRRQKLHDLEMKQAHEEKMKEKAADAAAREKVRQQIAQDKLERKQKEQALQQQIQKQPGQEVPKPYVSVANDAPITRIQFRLPSGSPHMGHFESTSTLRDLRMYVVQNIDLPFRQFAMSISFPRRDLTQEEDNKTLLELELVPTAVILILPLKNSNITAAVTTTPDVGFLSRFMWSFFAPILGVYNYLVGYFSGETQINTQMPQNNSTENRDTASSSDGTHIQNLQNVANSSGLVRRYLGNQGGTTIKAEGNIHKLHSGGDDNDENNTWNGNSTQQM; encoded by the exons ATGAAGTGGTTCGACGGTAGTATCAATGAAGCAGTCGCAACAtcaaaatcgaagaaagcaattttCGTCGTTTTTGTCGAag GAAAAGATGACACATCGGCAGAGGTTGCTGAAGCAATCAATGCTTCGGAAGTTTCTTGTCGTTTGGAACAAGAAGATTTTGTAGCAATTCGATTAGAAAGTGGATCTGAGACCTATAGGTTCTTTGCCCAAATTT ATCAATTGATACCTGTTCCATCTTTATTCTTTATTGGTGAAAATGGCATACCATTGGAAATTATTGCTGGCAGAACAACAGCAGCTGATCTATTAACTAAAATTGATTTAGTTTTAACAAAAGcaggaaagaataaaaattcttctaccAATTTGATAGATGCAGAAAAAGAAGTTAATGTCAGTAGCAATGCAGTTAATAATTCTGGTGCAAATTCCAATGAAAGCGATAATAATGTAAAATCAAATGCAGAAGTGGTATTGATGCAAACGTCAGAAAAAGAGAGCGACAATGTAGGTACGAACAGTATAAAGGTAGAACCTGCTGCTAGTTCAAAACCCACCGAAACACCAAAAATAAGTAACGAGACAGAAGACGCAGGTACCAAAGAATTGACACCAGAA GAAAAAGTAGAAAGAGCACGGCAATTGATAGAGTTGCAACGTAAACAACGtatcgaagaagaagaacagaaggagagagaaagagaaatagagcGCCGTAAAATTGGACGCGATATGCAGAAAAGAAGACAAAAGTTGCACGATTTGGAAATGAAACAAGCTCACGaggagaaaatgaaagaaaaagctGCGGATGCAGCAGCTAGAGAAAAGGTTAGACAACAAATTGCTCAAGACAAATTAGAACGAAAACAAAAGGAACAAGCCCTACAG CAGCAAATACAGAAACAACCCGGTCAAGAAGTACCTAAACCATATGTGTCTGTGGCAAATGATGCACCTATAACTCGAATTCAGTTTAGATTGCCATCTGGCAGTCCTCATATGGGACATTTTGAATCGACAAGTACTTTACGCGATTTGCGTATGTATGTTGTTCAGAACATTGATTTACCATTCCGTCAATTTGCAATGTCTATCTCATTCCCTAGAAGAGATCTTACACAAGAAGAGGATAATAAAACACTCTTAGAACTGGAGCTAGTTCCTACTGCTGTGATTTTAATTCTGCctctaaaaaat TCTAATATCACGGCAGCTGTAACCACAACACCGGACGTTGGTTTCTTGTCACGATTCATGTGGTCCTTTTTTGCACCGATCTTAGGTGTTTACAATTATCTAGTAGGTTACTTCTCAGGAGAAACACAGATAAATACACAGATGCCGCAGAACAACTCTACCGAAAATAGAGACACAGCGAGTAGTTCCGACGGAACACATATACAGAACCTTCAAAATGTTGCTAACTCATCAGG TTTGGTCAGAAGATATTTGGGTAATCAAGGGGGGACAACCATCAAAGCGGAGGGGAATATACATAAACTTCATTCAGGTGGGGATGATAATGATGAAAATAACACGTGGAATGGTAATTCAACGCAACAAATGTAG
- the LOC143153345 gene encoding large ribosomal subunit protein uL10m-like isoform X2: MYQQKRYRGKINLKKPKVFYNRKVLNTLLTPFFEDPNKDKTLADLCFKHVFVEKKDELNPYEKIISKDVRNWFVNSKMVACLHVNSICANDLFDVRVPLKMANMYYKWYSPKIIRAAIKDSSYESLDPLIHTHTGYVFSPDINVITLQKIIKKSYKLYVLGGVIDGYVLKYDDFLKYGSMDILATQFGLVQILQNASGVNINRQLTHHQTTLVNRLKQIGTDETTSKKDEEQSVPV; this comes from the exons ATGTACCAGCAGAAGCGTTACAGAGGCAAAATAAATCTTAAAAAACCGAAAGTGTTTTATAACAGGAAGGTACTGAACACACTTCTAACGCCATTCTTTGAAGATCCCAATAAGGATAAGACTTTGGCCGATCTATGCTTTAAACATGTGTTCGTAGAAAAAAAAGATGAACTTAACCCCTATGAAAAAATTATATCGAAAGACGTTCGTAATTGGTTCGTCAATTCGAAAATGGTTGCCTGTTTGCATGTAAATAGTATATGTGCGAACGATTTATTTGATGTTCGGGTTCCATTGAAAATGGCAAATATGTACTACAAGTGGTATTCGCCTAAGATTATACGCGCAGCAATAAAAGATTCATCTTACGAAAGCCTTGACCCGTTAATTCATACTCACACTGGATACGTGTTCAGTCCCGATATAAATGTAATTACTTTACAGAAAATTATTAAGAAGAGTTATAAATTATATGTGCTGG GGGGAGTAATAGATGGGTATGTGTTGAAATATGATGATTTTCTAAAATACGGATCCATGGATATATTAGCGACGCAGTTCGGTCTAGTTCAAATACTACAAAATGCGAGTGGCGTTAATATAAATCGACAACTAACGCATCATCAGACAACACTGGTGAATCGACTGAAACAGATCGGTACAGATGAGACAACCTCGAAAAAGGACGAAGAACAATCGGTGCCTGTATAA
- the LOC143153341 gene encoding partitioning defective 3 homolog: MKVTVCFDNVRVVVPCGDGTLLVKDLMHEAILRYKKATGKNDNALSINSLSSLTGGGLLDPDDRLCDVADDREQIVAHFVSTDTTHAGGDGASSVGTNSPDFFHSDGKELSYAIDTHSSISTSSIKRESTKRLSMHALSTREPCLTTYSAQSLPRESRRREPLGQDAKASFEYANANIEPGDQGEIRDIVIKNEAGPLGLHVVPCYDLLGNDQGLRVEGIEPNGRIARDGQIDLHDKIIKINGHNLLHIPFSKVQEIFRTCMTELCLQISVVKHKKPRKKSLHKNHGNTSGGSEKTETDENVKRLQCSNYNLLQTANTRKIGRMIEIELTKGSNGLGFSVTTRDNPAGGHCPIYIKNILPKGAAVEDGRLRSGDRLLEVNNKEMTGKSQAEVVSLLRSIPPGGKVRIVVSRQEEISSNVPESHSHITTANQVTETTDNSKYWNTLNTSPVKKNTEVQDKINARNYDKCTFKPVKSSEDVVLSPRKNRMILTLDIPVHDSEKAGLGVSVKGKTTNTDENTNMDLGIFIKSVLHGGAASRDGRLRTNDQLLNVNGVSLLGLSNSDAMETLRRAMLNTNSSVAGVITLTIARRISSYDGNEKNLSENLTPHCKLESANSIYISDSTKANEGRVKEKNNLNSQADILDNGGLLSCVTASPWNPVIDRLTEQYNKNSLRNESYCIATNKTWIEPASNVKKITIGQRDDRVEQVLLEDSSEPQCNDTKRNTDDKDSQYSGDPTYDSQLSLEEFNSSCNKFSRDALGRQSMSEKRHAALDAKNTDTYKRNKKLREGRENKNQEQANQKVANQLTESEDQTRRGGKSESFEKNKSKSTTDGSTASDSNVKRYEKSVDPTQSEYVYTIPGCNNKFTSPRKHWLVDDVHGEITSSNNFKDDREGFPNTRGDVKQASLNSALDVRYKGSRKKGGIRSMLRLGKNRKSLNFGDSIEARHESSNYCSGTINYIA; encoded by the coding sequence ATGAAGGTGACTGTGTGTTTCGATAACGTTCGAGTGGTGGTTCCTTGCGGGGATGGAACCCTACTGGTTAAGGACTTGATGCACGAGGCTATTCTAAGGTATAAAAAAGCAACTGGAAAAAATGATAATGCATTGTCTATAAACAGCTTATCCTCCTTAACCGGAGGTGGTCTGTTGGATCCAGATGATAGGTTATGTGATGTAGCTGACGATAGAGAGCAGATTGTTGCTCATTTTGTAAGTACAGATACTACTCACGCTGGTGGTGATGGGGCAAGTTCGGTCGGGACAAACAGTCCTGACTTTTTTCACTCGGACGGCAAAGAACTATCTTATGCAATTGATACACATTCCTCCATATCTACCAGTAGTATTAAAAGGGAAAGTACGAAAAGATTGTCAATGCATGCTTTGTCGACTAGAGAACCTTGTTTAACCACGTATTCTGCTCAATCCCTTCCCAGAGAATCTCGACGTAGAGAACCACTGGGACAAGATGCCAAAGCGTCATTTGAATACGCAAATGCCAATATTGAACCTGGGGATCAGGGAGAAATTAGAGATATTGTGATAAAGAATGAAGCAGGACCACTGGGGCTTCATGTGGTGCCATGTTATGACTTATTGGGTAATGATCAAGGACTTAGAGTCGAAGGTATCGAGCCCAATGGTCGAATTGCTAGAGATGGACAAATTGATTTGCATGACAAAATCATTAAAATAAATGGCCACAATCTGTTGCATATACCATTCTCCAAAGTGCAAGAAATCTTTCGAACCTGTATGACCGAATTGTGTTTACAAATTTCAGTGGTAAAGCATAAAAAACCACGTAAAAAGTCGTTGCATAAAAATCATGGAAATACTAGCGGAGGATCAGAAAAAACAGAAACAGATGAAAATGTTAAAAGACTTCAATGTAGCAATTACAACTTATTACAAACTGCTAACACTCGTAAAATTGGACGTATGATAGAAATAGAATTAACTAAAGGAAGCAATGGTTTAGGATTTAGTGTCACCACGCGTGATAATCCAGCAGGAGGACATTGTCCCATTTATATTAAGAATATTTTACCAAAAGGTGCTGCAGTTGAGGACGGCAGATTGAGGTCTGGTGACAGGCTGCTGGaagtaaataataaagaaatgacGGGCAAAAGTCAAGCAGAAGTAGTTTCACTTCTAAGAAGTATACCACCCGGTGGAAAGGTGAGAATAGTGGTATCGCGCCAAGAAGAAATTTCCTCCAATGTTCCAGAGTCTCATTCTCATATTACCACTGCCAACCAAGTCACAGAAACTACAGACAATTCAAAGTATTGGAACACATTGAATACGTCACCGGTAAAAAAGAATACAGAAGTACAAGATAAAATTAATGCCCGTAATTACGATAAATGTACATTTAAGCCAGTCAAATCTTCGGAAGATGTTGTTTTATCACCACGTAAAAATCGTATGATATTAACCTTGGATATACCGGTGCACGATTCGGAAAAAGCAGGATTAGGTGTCAGCGTGAAAGGAAAGACTACCAATACGGATGAAAATACTAACATGGATTtgggaatttttataaaaagtgtCCTTCATGGGGGTGCAGCTTCAAGGGATGGGCGGTTAAGGACAAACGATCAGTTGCTCAATGTTAATGGAGTATCTTTGTTGGGATTATCCAATTCCGATGCAATGGAAACCCTCAGAAGGGCAATGCTCAATACAAATAGCTCTGTAGCAGGTGTAATTACCCTCACGATAGCGAGGAGGATATCTTCTTACGATGGGAACGAAAAGAATCTTTCTGAAAATTTAACTCCTCATTGTAAATTGGAATCTGCTAACAGTATATACATATCCGATTCCACAAAAGCCAATGAGGGCAGggtgaaagaaaagaataacttaAATTCTCAGGCAGATATCTTGGATAACGGTGGTTTGTTGTCTTGCGTGACGGCGTCTCCTTGGAATCCAGTCATTGATAGATTAACAGAACAGTATAATAAGAACAGTTTAAGAAACGAAAGTTATTGCATCGCGACTAATAAAACTTGGATAGAACCTGCCAGTAATGTGAAAAAGATCACCATAGGACAGCGCGACGATCGTGTAGAGCAAGTATTGCTAGAAGATTCCAGTGAACCACAGTGCAATGATACTAAAAGAAACACAGACGACAAAGACAGTCAGTATTCCGGGGACCCAACTTACGACAGTCAGTTATCCTTGGAGGAATTTAACTCTTCTTGCAATAAATTTTCCCGCGACGCTTTAGGTAGGCAGAGTATGTCGGAGAAACGGCACGCTGCCCTCGATGCAAAGAACACGGATACTTACAAGAGGAACAAGAAATTGCGGGAGGGACGCGAGAATAAAAATCAAGAACAAGCTAATCAAAAAGTCGCGAACCAGTTGACAGAGTCGGAGGATCAGACAAGACGAGGAGGCAAATCGGAAAGTTTCGAAAAGAATAAAAGCAAAAGTACCACCGATGGGAGCACGGCGAGCGATAGTAATGTAAAACGATACGAGAAGTCCGTGGACCCTACCCAGTCGGAGTACGTGTATACTATACCTGGATGCAATAATAAGTTCACGTCACCGCGAAAACATTGGCTCGTGGATGATGTACACGGCGAGATAACGAGTAGCAATAATTTTAAAGACGATCGCGAAGGTTTCCCAAATACTCGGGGAGACGTGAAACAGGCTTCCCTTAATTCAGCTTTAGATGTTCGATACAAAGGTTCGCGAAAGAAAGGGGGCATTCGCTCGATGCTCCGATTAGGAAAGAATAGGAAATCGCTCAACTTCGGTGACAGTATAGAAGCCCGGCACGAATCCAGCAATTATTGCAGCGGAACGATCAATTATATCGCATAA